Genomic segment of Salvia hispanica cultivar TCC Black 2014 chromosome 2, UniMelb_Shisp_WGS_1.0, whole genome shotgun sequence:
cgtcgcatttattgtaccctaggaaggcgggctgttacagaaAATGTGTGGACTGTGGGACCCATTTAaactattagttttatattggattgTGAGTGTAAAAAGGTTGGTGAAATATGAGATTTGCATACTAaaagtggaataaagtaaatggttCTATAAATtgtggacaaactaaaatgacaaaagagctctttaaatggtggacGGAGTGAGTAAGAGATATGGAAAAAGTTGAGATGATGGCATTtacattttaggaaatgttttcattttgaatgggacgacccaaaaaggaaaatgtttcatttttaataggaaaCGCCGTTGTTTTCAAGCAAATGGTTGAACCTTTCGTTCTAGGTTAATGACTGCCCACGATTCGAAGAAAAGCTTAAAACAAATGGGcactagattttattttgggcTGAAAGATATATATTGAGCATGGGTAAGGGACAGAAAAAGAAAGTTGATTTGGCTCAGTCAACATGACTACGTTTCAAGACTATTGAAGAGGTTCATTCAAGATGGAGAATGCAAAGGAGACAACAACTGCACTGGCCCAACACTTCAAGTTGTCAACAAAGCAGATGCCAGAATGCATGCCATGATTTCTACAAGACCAGGATCGATAAGTGTGACTAGCAAGTTTATGGCCAACCATGATTTCTACAAGAGCAGGGTCGATAAGTGTGACTAGCAAGTTTATGGCCAACCATGGAAGAGAACACTGAAATGGTGATTTTGGCATATTGTTCGGACGGTTTGATGAGTATAAATGTGATGTGATAATTGGATATTGTGACTCTGATTTTGTAGGGAATATTGATAACAGAAGATTCCAATCTGGTTACATTTTCACAATGTTTGGAGCAGCCATTAGTTGGAAGTCAAATCTCCAAAGCGCGGTTGCATTGTCAACTAACTACAGAAGCTATTCATGGCTCTAACAGCTGCCTTGAAGGAGATAGCTACTATTTGACCAATTTGTCCCCAGGACACTTTTCTTCGTGCCCTATTATTAGCCAATTGAATATGACACAAACTAACTACTGTACTACACAACCTAGacatccatatataattcaaatcaacCACACATTTTGTACATATGAAGCAACATCGGATCATCAGATATCTGGAGATTATTAGCTTAACGACAAGAAAAGGAAACGAAACAAAGCACACAACTTAagagaaaacaataaaaggtAATGGATCTTTGGGACACAAGTAGTAGCTCAGAGTGACTTGGTTTCTCTGACATGGAAGCTGAAGCTGTAATAGCTGACGCCGGTGTAAGTACCATCAACGTGATTTGTCGTTTTCCAAACAAGGTGCAGGAGGGCTTTGAGACGTCCTCTTCCACCTGGTTGGATTCAGCAATGATGAATTTGTCGTTTTCTTTGCGGCGCCAGTAAATGTTGAAATAGCCGAATTTGAGGTTGACATAATTGGCGTTAGTGATAGAACGCTCCACATCAATCTTGACGAGCGTGCTGAATATGTCCTCTTCTCCCAAAACTACTGATGCGCCATCAGCCTTGAAGTAAGCATGGCCTTTACTTCCGTACGCTTTCGATTTGATCACGATCACCCTTGGAAGAGAGATTGTTGCCATGTTTCTTCCACCctgaaaattaaatgagaaaCTGTATATATTTGTTGTGTAAAAAACTAGTAACACCAGTTTTTGATGAGAGACATGCTCAAGCCTGCAGCCATTATATTGTTAACAAtcaataatctaaaatgaacATGATTTTAATTAACGATTTTATGAGGCAGGGTTACCAAAATTGCACTgccaaaaataacaaatttaccGACGGAAAATTCCGTGTGTAACTCAAAATTTCCGGTTGGTAAACTGTTTTATCGACAGATTACCAACGGAACTGTCCGTCAGTAATTCGCATGTCGGTAATTTGTTATTAGTTATGGCCAACAGAAAATCCATTGGTAACACCGATATAGATATCGGTAGTTACCGACGGATTGTCAGCCATCGGTAATTCCATCGATAATCAACCTTTTTTCGTAGTGTTGGAAACGAAATGGATAAAGCATATATCTATAAAAATAGAGTGCAAGCAAAGAAATTATATATCTACAAACCATTAACTAATTtatagattaaataaattccaagGAGGATGGATGAGGCTGTTGGATTACAGAAATatggaaaagaagaaatggTTTTCTTGCTGCTGTGATTTTCCGGAAATGGGAGGGctctatttatagattttGATTTAAGGGACTAGTTAACATTGTGGTATTTCTTAAGCTCTTTGTTTATCTTGTGGCTGTGGCATGTGGGaccaaataaatttatctagaACCTATAGTACTGCTCCATCCGttccacttaaaatgaaacatttgggaTCCGATAAGGAATTTTATGTAagattgttttgtgagttaatgaaaagagagtaaaacaagagagatgaaaaagtagatatagagttgtttctattttaaggaacgtttcatttctaataggacaattcaaaaaagaaacgtttcattttaaatgGGACTGAGGAGTACATTTTTCCGTAAAGCTATGAACTATATATGATCGGATTATAAAATGTCGTGAActttaaaagtttaaaattaaggaaaaatgataatgataaCGAAGGTGCTCTACAGTTTcaacctatttttttttttttatgctcTCTCTTTTAAAATTCTCTACTTCTCttttcttctatattttgttaaaatatctagataattctattaaaaaatatcaaaatatttctgttaaattaaaaatccaatttattttaatttaaaaatattctagatACCATTAAAGGAAGTCATATTATGGATATATACACAAACTATTAAacaagattaattaatatttaaatcacaattttttattaaattatggtcAATCAGTCCCAAACCTatgaaactagtatataaaatcataacttttattattattattattattattattattattattattattattattattatcacaaccatccaatctaaggatccaagggctatGATTTGagtgttatgttttacattaaGAAGCTGTAAAGGACCTTAACGCACCCCTACTCTTATATAATACAGCTAAAagattatttcattatattttgagtcttaattaaaatattcaatatatctaaaataatgtGGTTTTGTTGTCAAatcatatttccttttatagGATGattgcaaaaattaatagttgtaagtcttaattttatactcaAGTTTTAAAAGTTTTGAGATCAactagaaattaaagaaaattaagatttaaatgacaattatcCATTTTTATAAAGTTCCTTTGAAACTAATAGTAGTAACATGTCACTGATAAAAAGTGATATTTCTTCACCATGACCCTAGGCATCAACGACTGATAATAGGgtttttattatcaatttattatagtattatgtATAAAGTATTGACACTAGATTGTTTAATCATGAATCGCGTGTGGGAAGTAGCCATCACCGAATGAtcagttttaccattttcttCTATGCATACACACACGATGCACGTAAAATATAGGGAATTATTGTTATCAAATGATGATATGCGCATTAGCTGCCtttcacaatttattttttaagtactATTAATGTAATCAATCATAAATGTGATGTGGCTTTCCATCTCCACCTTAATCGTGATtctaaaataatgaaaacgTATCTTTCTCTCATAgctttgttaaatttttaattggtTTAATATAATTGATTCTCTTTTAATTGGgcttcaaaacaaataattaccGTGTTAAATCCTTTggattaaaaaacataaagtcaTACGGAGCAATTGTCTTCGCACGGCGGTAGTTCATATaagaatgtgatcaaatgaaaactctaaatctggtacaaattcaaaactataatcttgaccattgaaaaatgtcaacaaatcacaaaaaaaaacaacacgaaaatgtcaacagaatttcaacggtagtcaatgattgatgttgtgttgatattgtgttgatactgtgtttacattaaaatcttgaaattttatactgtgctgatattgtattgaaactgtgttgaggCAGTGttaggagttttgagtttgtacaatatataaatttgcattttattactactcatttcatataatagaaaaaaggcaatatttattttctctttgatAAAAATTGAGCCGTCGTCcttatgttatttatttatttattcgcTTCTTGTATAGATGCTGAGGATTATTCCGActgtaaaattataaaaggttaaatatttattaatttatttatattacaaaTTGGACCACAAGTGTAAAACCAAAGTTTGGACCACCAAGAAAGTTATTGATTTGAAATGATTCATCAACGTGTCATGCACTtgtaaattactactataatgtAGTAATAAGGTACATAAATGAACATTTGTCAAGACTTGATACAACTCGAATCCATAATAGTACTACAAGTtacatgataaaattaaaaattatggaatcaataaaatcttaaatGGTTCATGAGTTTAGGAACGCCTCTTCCACCTAGATTAAATATAGCCCGACGGTTCTCTTTTTCTGAGCTAATTGTCtccaatattaaaaaggcaacatctcatataataaataaacttaaataaacttaaagaGTCGAGCACCGGGCTTCAACAATGAAAGGAGTCAAAGCTTTTATATAGTTAAAGTTATGCAATGTGTAGAATACACGGAATAATGACCCAATTTTTATAGCTTAGAGATATCTACtgcaaaaattatgaattttataaatttgtaaaatagtTACACCATTCATTGAAACATTTTGTTCGATTTAAAAACAcagagtaataattaataaaagagaggatattttttatgatcCACCAATTTTGTCaaactatcattttaggtttataaactttgaaaatatcatttgagatCTATCAACTACGATTAATATCAATCGAaatactttttactattttcaagtTATTTCCGGATACCCTCAATGCCTTGAAGGGCAATTCCATCAATTTAGTAgtacttaaaatttaaataaaatattttaatatattcttttataataaagtaatatatttatattcaagtATCACTAGTGTCTATTGACTGTAAATTTTACGGGTatccatatttttcaaaatattttaaaaaattctttaaaagggaacggagggagtactatttattgtactattctttaaataatatattaatattcaagTATCACCTGTGTCTATTGACTTGTAAtatctccctccgtcctcctCTCTTCGAATTGTCGCTTGAAGTTATGTTGTGATATTTTGGAAATGTGATGAGTCTAATTATAGATCAACTTGAGGGTATATATAGTTAACATTGTGGAGCTCTTTGTTAAATTTGTTGCATAGGACcagataatttatttaagaGAGAAATTCTATGGTAGATATAATCAATATCTACTGTTATATTCACATGgattaacaatataaaacaTTGGCACTAACCGTTTTCCCATGAATTGCGTGTGGTAAGTAGCCATCATCGAATGattagtttatatatatttcttctaTGCAACGTACACACTGGAATTTTGAAAAGTGTAATGCActtgtaaaatattataatttgaaatatttgggACTagcaaattaaaatgtaataaGGCAAACAAAACTTTTTAGGAAGTAATACAACTTAAAAATGgaatagtagaaaaaaaaactgaataaataaaaataccgaattaaataaaactagtCGAGTGGAGAAAACCTCTTTTAAATGGCCATTTCGTTGTAATTGGGCTGGGctgaatataatttttgggTTACTTGCTCAATCCCAATTGAATTGATTGAATTCAGTTTAGCCCATGACCCGTAAGCCTACCCTTCTTCGAATTCATCGAATGCTTTGGCTTTCTTTATCAATCATATTTCAACATATATTGACGAATTGATAATTCGTTTGatgtgaaaattttgttttttttatccatGTTGCTTGATCGAAAATATGGGGTATGTTACTGTTTTGGATTCTGGCCGTCTCTTGTTCGGTAAAATGCTGTGCGAGTTTTCGAATTTGAAGGATAGACATTACCATTAAAATGTTTGATGAAGTGCCTACATGATTTTCGCTTTATTTGAATTACATATGTGTTTCTTCGTCGTTCTCCTTCGGCTATTTGGATCATTCAAGGAATTCggtaaaattttctaaatattgttTGAAACGGTTGGAAAGAAATCATAGGAATTAATATGATTGATTCCTAATTGATCTCGTCCCAAAATTAGGGAGATTTCCATTGGTTGTATTTACCATATGTACATAGTGTCTTGCCTATAAAGACTGTAATCACTTCACATTTTATGATTAAGAAAGTAATACAGAACCAATTCCCTCGTTCTTCATGGCGTCAGAGCAGGAATTAGGGCTTAGAAAAATTTCATCCTAGCCCCACCAATACCAAATCTCGACCAAAAGGCAGAAACCAACTCGGAAACCAGAAACCAGGTTCTATACCACAAACATGTCAGATACATATGATAAAAAACCAACCGAATCCTCGAAACTGAGGTCAAGTAAGAACGTTACCGTGACGTTCAAATTGAACGGGAAGACTACCCGTTAAGGTCACGACTAATGAGAGTCGCGATAGGAGGAAGGAGAGGGCACTCTCGTAGCACCGATGAACCACCAAAGCCGGACAAGAGCAAGCTGTGGTGCTCCCACTGCGGGAAGAACAAGCACACGAGGGATACTTGTTTCCTTCGGGTGGGATATCCAGAGTGGTGGAATGAGAGGCAAAAGGCGAGAGCTCAGGCGAAATTCTCCGTGGTTGGGATCGCCGAAACAAGGCAACGACAAATCGCCCCAATCCAGAACAGAGGAGGGGTAATCGGAGGCGGAAACCAGCAGGGGAACGCCCCCCATCCGGAAAACAATGCTAGcggtggtggcggcggcgtGGGCAGCGAGATTCGGGTCGGGAATTTCTTGGAACGAACTGGAGCGGCGGAATCGCCGAATTGGGGAGGAGGCGGAACGATAACAGGAGGTAGAGGATTTGGTGATTCACCAAATCctaataaattttctttattgcACTCTACTCCTTATATTCCCTATAAATCCCAAAATAAACTCCAGCCTCACAAAAAAAGGCCCCCTGACTTGGTGTTTCATGATAAGACCCCTACAAATGTCTTTAATTCCGAAATCACCCCAGAATTTGGTCAAATTGGTGTTAGAAACCGTTTTGCAACTCTTATGAATTTTTCCGCTGCATTTAATGTGCAAAACAGTGATAAAATTGATAGAAAAGGCTGGATTTTCGATTGTGGAGCCACTGATACTATGACTCCTGTGGGAGCCGATTTTTGTAACTTCAGTGAAATTACAAAAACTTACATCAATTGCAAATGGGGAACTAATCACTGTGGCAGGGCAGGAACTATAGAAATTTCCCCAACTCTTCGATTATcaaattgtttgtttgttcCAAGTTTGTCTCAGAGATTGATGTCAGTGAGTCATGTAACACGGGAGCTAAATTGTACACTCCTTATGCATCCAAGTTTTTGCATTTTACAGGATATTCGGACGAGGAGGATcgttgggcgtggcactgaggACCAAGGACTCTACTACGTGGACGGGGTAGCTCAACATGGCAGTGCGATGCTGGCTCACGGGTCCACGAAAGAGGAGGCTTGGCTGTGGCACAGAAGACTTGGACATCCATCCCCGGGTTATTTTAACCTTTTGTTTCCTGATTTTACAATTCCTAAGAATTTTTCGTGTGAGACATGTGTTTTGGCCAAGAGCCACAGACAATCTTTCAAACCTTCAGATACTCGTATGAAATTCATATTTGATTTAGTGCATGCTGATGTTTGGGGTCCTGCACCTATTATTGGGGGAAATGGTTTTCGATACTTTGTTACCTTTATTGATGATTGCACTAGAATgacttggatttattttttgaaacacaAATCTGAGGTAGCCGAAAAATTTATCCTTTTCTTCCATATGATCCAAACCCAGTTTCGGACAACCATAAAAATCCTTCAATCAGATAATGGGAAAGAATTTGTTAATAATACCATGTCtgaattttttagagagaaaGGCCTTATACACCAAACCTCATGTGCATACACACCcgaacaaaatggggtagctgagagaaaaaatagaaccATTCTAGAAGTCACCCGAGCTCTCATGATCGAATCTAAAGTCCCGACCTTCCTTTGGCCCGAAGCTATAGCCACTTCCGTCTACCTCATTAACAGATTACCCACCAAAattctaaacaaaaaaaaccccCTTGATATCCTTTCCAAACAAGCCAAACTGCCTGAATCTTTTAGCATGACACCAAAAGTTTTTGGGTGTACTGTTTATGTTCACATTCTCAAACACGAGCGAACCAAACTATCCCCTTGTGCAACCAAATGTGTTTTCGTGGGGTATGGGATAAACCAGAAGGGCTACAGATGTTTTGATCCTAATACTAAGAAAATTGTCACCACTATAAATTGCAATTTCTTAGAAACTGAATCCTATTACCCTCACACCACCTTAGCATTCGGGGGGAGGGGGggcaaaatctaaaaataattatgggGACTTGTCTAAGTTGGTTTTGTGCCACCTCCAAGCCCTTTGATTGAGGATCCACCAGAGACAGTTGTCACTGTCGCCGAGCAGGCCTCTCCACCAGAGTCAACTCAACCATTGCCTCCTGATCCCCCTCAACCAATATCCGAGGTATGCCCCAACTCTATGGATGAAACTGTAGTTACTACTAACAGTGCAGAAATTGAGGATAACACTGTCGATGGTGATACCGGGAGATATGTACTCCCATATAGAAGTACTTGGGGCATTCCACCAAAGAAATATTCCCCCGAGAAGATTGGTGCAAAGATCAGATATGGGATAGCCAATTTTGTGCAGGGAAATTTGACCAAGATGGCACGTGCTTTTGAAGCAGCGCTATATGAGGAAGAGGAAATTCCACAGACGGCTGAGGAAGCAATGAGACATAAGCATTGGAGGGAGGCCATGTTCACAGAAATGAAGGCCTTGATGAAAAACAATACTTGGGTGAAAGGGAAACTGCCAGAGGGAGTAAGACCCGTTGGATGTAGATGGGTGTTTACAATCAAACGAAGATCAGATGGGTCAATTGATAGGTACAAGGCGCGACTTGTGGCAAAGGGGTACACTCAGACGTATGGAGTCGACTACTCGGAGACTTTCTCCCCAGTGGCAAAGATCAACACAGTGAGAGTACTATTCTCTATCGCAGCAAACAAAGATTGGCCTCTTCACCAGTTTGATGTGACGAATGCCTTCTTACACGGGGAGTTGCCTAAACTAGTATTCATAATCCCCCCTCCTGGTTTCACGGAAGATTTTCAGCCTGGGGAAGTATGCCAACTTAAGAAGACACTATATGGACTGAAACAGTCACCGAGAGCCTGGTTTGGGAGGTTCACTGAAGTAATGAAGAAGTATGACTACAAACAGAGTAACTCGGACCACACATTGTTTCTCAAAAAGAAGAATGGGAAGATCACCTGCCTTATCATATATGTTGACGACATGATCATCACCGgggatgatgaagaagagatTGGTGAGTTGAGGAAGAACTTGTTCAAAGagtttgaaatgaaggatCTGGGTCTCCTCAAATATTTCAACTCATCTACCTTTCTCATCCCGACgataagatatttttatttaggtGGCGTTTCACCCCCCAAAAGAAGATATGGGAGGCCGTCGAAATTGCCCCAAATTTGAAAGGCCTAAAATGAATTGTTAAAAACagggaaaataaaattcttttttgaTGGGTTCCGGGGAAACCCAAAGGAAAATCCTCgggatatttaattttttgggggGAAACCTTGTTATTTGGGGCAAAAAGGGGCCCCCGGGGAGGCGAGTTTCGGGGAATCGGGGTCCACCGTAATCATGGAAAAAAAGGCTCAGACAGGCTTGATCTTTATGTGCAAAAACCTTTGTAGGTTTTTTTCGGATAATAAAGCCGAAAAGATTTCTGGAACCCACCCAAGACAAACTAAGCATGTGGAGGTTGATCACTTCATCGAGAAGTTTTGGGGGAAATTTTTTGAGTTCTTGTTGTCAAGATCAAAAGATTTTTGACTAAAGCAAAAAACTAAATCGTTGAAAGAAGGAACCCcgttacttaattttaaaaggttTGGGAAAGAAATCATAGAATTAATATGATTGTTTCCCTAATTGATCTCgcccaaaattaaattttattgattgtaTTTACCATATGTACATATGCTTGCCTATAAAGCTAATCACTTCACTTTAtgattaaaaagaataaaccAAATTCCTCGTTCTTTAAACAAATCCTTTTAATTTTGGGAATTCTAGTTAATCCAAATTTAATTACCGGGATTTTTTGGATTCCTTATGTTTTAATCAATGCTTTggatacaaaaatttaatcttcCAAAAAATCATCGCAAATGgttatattttgtttgctCGCCGGGGTTTTTAAATGttggaaaaaaagaaacaccTCAATTTTGATAGCAAAATGCATTGAGTTTTGATAAGGACCCAAAGAACCATTGAAAACGCTTTAAAGAAATAACcaaaccaaaaattaaaagattgaTCCGATAAGGACCCAAAAATGAACTCGCCCAGTCCCATAAGGGTCCTAAGGgtcaaacaaaaaatcaaaaaaaggTCCCCGTGGGGAATTGAGTCCCAAATTCATCTTTGGTCAACGCCTTTTTTCGAGTCCGAAATTTGACCTCCTTAAAAGCCAACGCCCTTATGGGTTTTTTTAGCACCATCCGGTTCTTTGGGCACGGCAATTTTGCCCACCACAACCCAGTCGACCCAAAGAAACTACCCCAAAAATAGTCgtggaaaaaaatttaaattcttttattcaTCCCTTTTTACAACCGATGGAATTTAACCGAAAAGTTCTTTATAAACTTAATAAAGGGGTtattaaaagagaaaagttttaattgaaacatccataattcaaatcaaaccaaaagatATTCAccctatttattttataaaatatcaagACACATAAATGACCCGGGGAAATTTAAAACACCAACAACAAAAGGCAACccaaagttgaaaaaaaaacaaaaaccccaaaaaaaaaacccaaaaNNNNNNNNNNNNNNNNNNNNNNNNNNNNNNNNNNNNNNNNNNNNNNNNNNNNNNNNNNNNNNNNNNNNNNNNNNNNNNNNNNNNNNNNNNNNNNNNNNNNATGAAACAAAGGAAGACTAATGTAGCATATGTTGAGACAGAAATACTCACATGAACTTCACAGAATCagtaaactaataaaaatcatatatgCAAAAACAACAGCAACTTCAATGaacagaaacaaaaacaatgtCAATGAACATGCACAATTCTGATACAATTCTGTGCATCCAACGCAAACATAAAAGCAAAACAAGGTCAATTTCAACTAACTGATACaatttatcttaaaatttcCCACAATACAAACaggaagataaaatttatatttcagcTAACATAGAAGGCTAACTAATACAATTAATGAACCAAACTATGATAGacacaaacaaacatacaaatgaaatgaaagcAAACAATACCTGCGTCAGTGACAGTTGTTGCCTTAACCTGCTCTTTCACTGCATTCTCCACAATAACATCATCTGACACAACAACAATGACAATGAAATTAGCCACTTTGTTGGTATACTAATAGGGCCACTAAAAGGgcaacaatgaaaaaaatagggcATAATAGGACAAGGcaacaatgaaaaaataggGCATACTAATAGGGCAACTATGGACAAGGCAACAATGTACaaaggaaattaaaacaatgaaaaaaatagggcATAATAGGACAAggcaacaaagaaaaaatagggAATACTAATAGGGCAACTATGGACAAGGCAACAATGTACAAAGGAAATTAAAACACACCATACCAGCAACATTTTTTGCCTTAACAGCCTCATTCACAAGCTCACCCACAATATTGTCCTCTGccacaataaaa
This window contains:
- the LOC125208226 gene encoding uncharacterized protein LOC125208226, whose product is MGGRNMATISLPRVIVIKSKAYGSKGHAYFKADGASVVLGEEDIFSTLVKIDVERSITNANYVNLKFGYFNIYWRRKENDKFIIAESNQVEEDVSKPSCTLFGKRQITLMVLTPASAITASASMSEKPSHSELLLVSQRSITFYCFLLSCVLCFVSFSCR
- the LOC125208009 gene encoding uncharacterized protein LOC125208009; the encoded protein is MRVAIGGRRGHSRSTDEPPKPDKSKLWCSHCGKNKHTRDTCFLRVGYPEWWNERQKARAQAKFSVVGIAETRQRQIAPIQNRGGVIGGGNQQGNAPHPENNASGGGGGVGSEIRVGNFLERTGAAESPNWGGGGTITGGYSDEEDRWAWH